The following are encoded together in the Geobacter sulfurreducens PCA genome:
- a CDS encoding FapA family protein produces MAGEIEDAKVGLTFRLDGGGYKLSASFVPTDEKPPINLTWIKQALAAAGFADLYLYEHALVELLKRYNAASQPFTFDLGERRNGSFTITCTPDNLEARLTIIPAYGGKAVAAEQVRQALKEKGIVFGVDEEAINRAIADGVASDLLVARGIPPQSGTDGELVSFVPEIRDRQPQLLDDDRVDYRNLGQILSVRAGEPLMRRIPPVEGVAGTSITGKAISSPPARDVAFAPNLPGTAFDADDPNLLVAAVDGQPVLVANGIVVEQVLRLKLVDLSVGNLDFNGTIDIAGDVVAGMTVKASGDIIIGGVVEASRIEAGGNIEVRGGVIGQGDTRSSAAEAGRDTVRIRAGGCVSAQFVENAFVEAGDSIQVQEFCMQSELVAGNQIVVGHDGGSKGHVIGGSCQAINLVRAVTLGSHAGVHTTVSVGVDPHVRERFSTVRLKLQEKEREMDELAKKLEYYVSLPSAQPEQVARTREARDKLQSVISELTGEKKRLQKRLEQVASAQVVVEREALVGVVISIGAKVFQVDEDLGATVFRIEEGAIVASS; encoded by the coding sequence ATGGCCGGGGAGATAGAAGACGCAAAAGTCGGTCTCACCTTTCGGCTTGACGGTGGAGGGTACAAGCTCAGCGCGAGCTTTGTGCCGACCGATGAAAAACCGCCCATCAACCTCACTTGGATCAAGCAGGCTCTAGCCGCAGCGGGGTTTGCCGACCTCTATCTCTACGAGCACGCCCTGGTGGAGCTGCTGAAGCGTTACAACGCCGCTAGCCAGCCGTTCACCTTTGACCTGGGCGAGCGTCGCAACGGTTCTTTCACCATCACCTGTACCCCCGATAACCTGGAAGCCCGTCTAACGATCATTCCGGCGTACGGCGGCAAAGCGGTCGCTGCGGAGCAGGTCAGGCAGGCACTGAAGGAAAAGGGGATCGTCTTCGGTGTTGACGAAGAGGCCATCAATCGGGCCATTGCCGACGGCGTGGCCTCTGATCTCCTGGTGGCACGGGGAATACCACCCCAGTCGGGCACCGATGGTGAACTGGTGAGCTTCGTTCCCGAGATCCGCGATCGCCAGCCTCAACTCCTCGATGATGACAGGGTCGACTACCGGAACCTGGGGCAGATTCTCAGTGTCCGTGCCGGCGAACCCCTCATGCGCCGCATTCCGCCCGTTGAGGGTGTTGCGGGGACCAGTATCACGGGGAAAGCCATTTCCTCCCCGCCTGCACGGGATGTAGCCTTTGCCCCGAATCTACCGGGGACTGCCTTTGATGCTGATGATCCCAACCTCCTCGTGGCCGCCGTGGACGGCCAACCCGTCCTGGTTGCCAACGGAATCGTCGTCGAACAGGTTCTCCGGCTGAAGCTCGTCGATCTGTCCGTCGGCAATCTGGATTTCAACGGAACCATCGATATCGCCGGAGACGTGGTTGCGGGAATGACCGTCAAAGCCAGCGGTGACATCATCATTGGCGGAGTGGTTGAGGCATCCAGAATTGAAGCTGGTGGGAATATTGAGGTCCGTGGCGGTGTCATCGGCCAGGGGGATACCCGCTCCTCGGCTGCGGAAGCGGGGAGGGACACGGTGCGGATAAGGGCCGGTGGGTGCGTCTCTGCCCAGTTTGTCGAGAATGCCTTCGTTGAGGCGGGCGACAGCATCCAGGTGCAGGAGTTCTGCATGCAGAGCGAACTGGTGGCGGGCAACCAGATTGTCGTAGGGCATGACGGCGGAAGCAAGGGGCACGTCATTGGTGGCAGCTGCCAAGCGATCAATCTGGTCCGGGCGGTAACCCTCGGTTCGCACGCCGGCGTGCATACCACCGTGAGCGTGGGGGTCGACCCCCATGTTCGGGAACGTTTTTCCACTGTGCGCCTCAAGCTCCAGGAAAAAGAGCGGGAAATGGACGAGCTTGCGAAGAAGCTTGAGTACTACGTGTCGCTGCCGTCGGCCCAGCCGGAACAGGTTGCGCGCACCCGTGAGGCCAGGGACAAGCTTCAGTCGGTCATTTCGGAGCTCACGGGGGAAAAGAAGCGTCTCCAGAAGCGCCTGGAACAGGTGGCCAGCGCCCAGGTCGTTGTGGAACGAGAGGCCCTGGTCGGGGTCGTGATATCCATCGGCGCGAAGGTCTTCCAGGTTGACGAGGATCTGGGCGCAACGGTCTTCCGCATCGAAGAAGGAGCCATTGTCGCTTCTTCCTGA
- the coaE gene encoding dephospho-CoA kinase (Dephospho-CoA kinase (CoaE) performs the final step in coenzyme A biosynthesis.), with the protein MNIIGLTGGIASGKSTVSRILERLGAVVIDADQLAREAVMPGTSAHRSIVAAFGEGILLPDGAIDRKALGSIIFADSSARKRLEAITHPAIRDLAELRLAELRRSGVPVAVYMAALLIEAGATDRVDEVWVVYVDRETQVRRVMARDGLSRSEAEQRLAAQMPMEEKAARGQVVIDNNGTPEELERRIEEIWAKRFP; encoded by the coding sequence ATGAACATAATCGGACTTACCGGTGGGATCGCTTCGGGGAAGAGTACGGTGTCGCGGATTCTTGAGCGGCTCGGAGCGGTGGTGATTGATGCGGATCAGCTGGCCCGTGAGGCGGTCATGCCGGGTACGTCCGCCCATCGGTCCATCGTGGCGGCCTTCGGCGAGGGGATTCTGCTGCCTGACGGTGCCATTGACCGGAAGGCTCTCGGCAGCATCATCTTCGCCGACTCCTCTGCCCGGAAACGGCTGGAGGCGATAACACACCCGGCCATCAGGGACCTTGCCGAGCTGCGTCTTGCCGAGCTGCGCCGGTCCGGCGTGCCGGTTGCCGTGTACATGGCTGCGCTCCTGATCGAAGCAGGCGCAACCGATCGGGTTGACGAGGTCTGGGTAGTGTATGTGGACCGGGAAACTCAGGTCCGGCGTGTAATGGCGCGGGATGGTCTGAGCCGCTCGGAGGCCGAGCAGCGGCTGGCGGCCCAGATGCCCATGGAGGAGAAGGCTGCGAGGGGGCAGGTGGTCATAGACAACAACGGCACACCTGAAGAGTTGGAGCGACGGATCGAGGAGATCTGGGCGAAGCGCTTCCCATGA
- a CDS encoding IclR family transcriptional regulator has product MAKKDKSEYIIQAVDHALDLLEQFHDDVDELGVTELSKRLKLHKNNVFRLLATLESRGYIEQNKVTENYRLGLKTLELGQTFIRQMGLLRQSRPVLEWLVNQCNETAYVAILKDQSIVYLDVVETDLTVRVVPRVGSRLPAYCTAAGKVQIAWMNDEELDSFFPQRELKPFTPNTITDREVLRKHLREVVEQGYAVDNEELDIGVRCVGAPIRDYTRRIIGAVSLSGPSMRFTDERLDKELIPLVKKAADEISMKLGFHR; this is encoded by the coding sequence ATGGCGAAGAAGGACAAATCCGAATACATCATCCAGGCAGTCGATCACGCCCTCGATCTCCTGGAACAGTTCCACGACGATGTGGACGAGCTGGGCGTGACCGAACTGTCAAAACGCCTGAAACTGCACAAGAACAATGTGTTCCGGCTCCTGGCAACCCTGGAGTCGAGGGGATATATCGAGCAAAACAAGGTTACGGAGAATTACAGGCTCGGTCTCAAGACGCTTGAACTGGGCCAGACCTTCATCCGGCAGATGGGCCTGCTGCGCCAGTCGCGGCCAGTGCTTGAATGGCTCGTCAACCAGTGTAACGAAACCGCCTACGTCGCCATCCTCAAGGATCAGAGCATTGTGTACCTGGACGTGGTGGAAACCGATCTGACGGTGCGGGTTGTTCCCCGGGTCGGCTCTCGCCTCCCCGCTTACTGCACGGCGGCCGGCAAAGTCCAGATCGCCTGGATGAATGACGAGGAACTGGACAGCTTCTTCCCCCAGCGCGAACTGAAGCCTTTCACCCCCAATACCATCACTGACCGGGAAGTTCTCAGAAAACACCTCAGGGAGGTGGTTGAGCAGGGGTATGCGGTGGACAACGAAGAACTCGATATCGGTGTGCGCTGCGTCGGCGCACCGATCCGTGATTACACCCGACGGATCATCGGCGCGGTGAGCCTTTCAGGACCTTCAATGCGCTTTACCGACGAGCGGCTGGACAAAGAGTTGATACCGCTTGTCAAAAAGGCTGCCGACGAGATATCCATGAAGCTCGGCTTTCATCGGTAA
- a CDS encoding universal stress protein, producing the protein MLHLRKKILVAIDGSPLSDKAAEEAVRMAAGNPSQFKSKIYAMLVLPSAPRSTFTDFVPPPPITETPEWEELRQRVFYVIEKNAREADIPLEIRVVYGEPAEELVKFADKEQIDVIVLGSSGKGFLKRQLLGSVSHKVVKTASCSVYIVKG; encoded by the coding sequence ATGCTCCATCTGCGCAAGAAGATTCTCGTGGCCATCGACGGCTCTCCCCTGTCGGACAAGGCAGCCGAGGAGGCTGTCAGGATGGCTGCGGGCAATCCAAGCCAATTTAAAAGCAAGATTTACGCCATGCTGGTTCTGCCCAGTGCGCCGCGCAGCACGTTCACCGACTTCGTTCCTCCTCCGCCCATCACGGAAACGCCCGAGTGGGAAGAACTTCGGCAGCGGGTGTTCTATGTGATAGAAAAAAACGCCCGGGAGGCGGACATCCCCCTTGAGATCCGGGTGGTGTACGGCGAACCGGCGGAGGAACTCGTTAAATTTGCTGACAAGGAGCAGATCGACGTGATCGTGCTCGGCAGTTCGGGCAAGGGATTCCTGAAGCGGCAGTTGTTGGGCAGCGTCTCCCACAAGGTGGTAAAGACCGCCTCATGCTCGGTCTATATTGTCAAGGGGTAG